From the genome of Candidatus Poribacteria bacterium:
ACATTTATAGATTTCATCAAAACGGAGGATCAAGGCGATCCGGAGAGTTTACATATCTATCCTGTGAGAGAAGGGTTGTCTCAGAAACCGGTGGACCCAAACGCTATACCAAGGTTTAAAGAGCGCATTTCATATCAAAGTGTGATTTTTCCTGTCGGACTGTTAATCCTTTTTAATATCTTGTTCTTTACTGCAGCGCAGTTGTCCTTTCTGAAATGTGATCTGAAATAAGAACTTTTTGACTCTTTTCGTTAAATCTGCTATCATTTTTCCAATTGATGTGGTGGTACGCGGTTAAGCGTATTTTCACTGGTTCCGAGACCTTTTTATTTTCTCTAACCTGTCAAAAGGAGTTTATCATGAAAAGGGTTCTTGTGATTTTCGCGGTGATTGGGATACTCATCAGTTTTGCACCGTGTAGTAAAGCCAATCCGCCGGATGGATTAGTGCTACATCTGAGTTTCGATAAAAATAGCATTCAAGGCGATACCGCAAAAGATCTGTCTGAGGAAGGCAATGATGGGATCATTAACGGTAACGCAACGATGGTCGCGGGAAAGCATGGCGACGCATTGGAGTTTGATGGCAAGGATGACTTTGTTGAAGTACCACTGGAAGATTCGATTACCTTTTCCACTGGCGATTCACTAACAGTCCAAGTGTGGGTAAAAACAGACGATGAGCCACCAAAGAACGATGGGATTGTCGGAAACTATCGTCCGGGTACTGATGCGGTTTGGATACTCTCTGTCAGCGGCGATAACCCAGCGACTCGTGGCAAAATGGCTTTTAGTGTCCGGGACAAGGGACGTGCCAATAGTGCTGGGATAACTTCTCCGGACTTCCTGAACGATGACAAATGGCATGTCCTTGCTGGTGTCCGAGACCAGAAAGCAAAAAAGATCAGATTCTACATAGACGGTAAGTTGATTGATGAAGTTGATGACAATACAAAGGACATCAACAGCGGGCAGTCAATTTGGGTAGGAGAGCATCTGAACCGGTATTACAAGGGACTCATTGATGAAGTGAAAGTGTGGAACCGTCCATTGACCGCCGCGGAACTTGAGCAATCAGGCCAACAACCGTCTGCTGTTGGTGCCTCCGGAAAGTTGACGACTGTATGGAGTGCGCTCAAAACAGCACACCGGTAGTATTCTATCCAGTAGGGGCGAGGTGACCTCGCCCCTACTGCGAACTTAATCTAAAAATAAAAGCAGTATCTGATTTGATCATAGGGGATATTTAGGCACCCCCCTCGGTTAAACAACTAAAATAAGAACTCGGGCAACTGGTTCCGTTTGAATGTTGAACCTTAACTTAGCGAAAAAACGCTCACCCCACCCGACTCGTCACCAACAGCAATATACTGGTCGTTCGGTGACCAAACGAGGCTTGTGACCCCCGCTGCCAGGGCGGCTTCATGAACCGCCAGAGAACTCATTCTGCCTCGCAATTGCCAGACGTAGATCAGACCGTCAGCACCACCTGAGGCGAGCAGTTTTCCGCGATGTTGAAAACGCACAACGCTGAGAAAATCCTGATGCCTGGAAAGCGTGATCGGGTTGGTCCCAGCCGGGCCGCGACCGGAACAATCCCACACCGTAACTTCCTGACTGCCTCCGGTAGCCAAGTATCGACTCGTGGCATCCCACGAGAGTTCTCGCACTTTCGTCGGATAGCCAGTCATTTGCAAGTCTTCACCGGTAGACATAATCCAGAAATGTACGGTCGAATCTTGATCTCCGGTGGCGATGTGTTTGCCGTCAGGGCTCCACGCAATTACCAGTGATGAGCCTTTCCATTCCAATCGGCGGACGGCTTCCGACTGTTGCGGGTCCCACAGCGTGACACCGCCGTAGGCAATCGAGGCAAGTTGTCTTACACGCGGTCTCCACTGGAGATCAGAAATCGTGCTCTGATGATCGGAATATTCGCGAACAAGATCGCCGACAGCGTTCCAGAGTTTCAGCTTACGCCCCGCGGCAGAGGCGAGTATCGGTTTCTTGCCGCCACTCCAAGATAGATGCTCAACCCATGCAGCGCCCCCGTCAAGCGAATGGGTCGCTTCGCCACTCGCCATATCCCACAACCGAATTTTCCCATCTTGTCCTGCGCTTGCAAGCACCTTGCTGTCTGGACGCCATGCGATTGACATTGTACCGAATTCATGCCCTTCAAAGGCATGGATAACCGTTCGACGACCACCTTCAAAAATTGTAACCGGACCGAGAACCGACGCGGCAGCAATGTATCTCCCATCAGGGGACCACGCCAGATCAATGACGTGGTCGCTGATGGTTACGGTCCAATTTTCGCGCAGTTGAGAGGGCTGGAAAAAGCGGTTGCTCAGGTTGTTCAAGCGAGACATGCTTCAAATCCTTCAGTCAATTCAGACCGGTCGAGGTTGCGCCCGATGAAGATAAGGCTATTGTAGCGCGGTTCACCACCCCACGGGCGGTCGGGGCGACCGTCGAAGAGCATATGAACCCCTTGGAAGACGAATCGTTCTGGCTGCCCCTTGATGCTCAGAATACCTTTCATGCGGAAGATGTCGGGACCTTTTGTCCGAAGCAGGTTGCCAATCCAATCGTTCAGCCGGTCAGGGTCGAGGTCGCCGGGGGTTGTGATGCCGACCGATGTGACTTCGTCATCATGTTCGTGGTCCGGCTTAAATTCGCGTTCAACAACTGGCTTGACAAGGGTACCGCTGCCAAAGAGTTGTGCTTGAAATTCGTCGGGGTGATGCTCGGTAAACAGCGCGTAAGCACCGGGGCGGCCGATCTGCACGTCAAAGCGTAATTCGTCCGCCGTGAGATTCAATGCAATGAGGTGTCCACCCGGTTGAAGGGTGCCACCCGCCGAAAGTTCATGCTCATCATCGGAGAAAACCATAACGACTGGCTCAACAGCGGACTCCAAAGCTTCATCGGTTGACGCACTTACGGGCACCAACGCGACTTTCATCGCCGGGTCAGGACCTTCTTGGAGAACCAGTTCATGCGTGCCTGCCGAAAGGTCATAAACACCAGCCCATTCAAACGGATACTCCGGTTCCATAAACTGTGGGTCAATCTCCATCGCCCGGTCCAGATCGAATCCACCGACATTGAGAATCTTGTCCATTTCAACCACGGCGTCTTTCGTTCGATAAATCTTCGCTGCAGCGTTCATGCTGCGAATTCTGGCTTCCAGTTGCTCTAACTCTCCCTCGGTCACAAGGTCAATCTTGTTCAACAAAATGACATCGGCAAAGGCAATCTGTTCACGCGCCTCGTCGCTGTCATCGATGTGCTGCCAGATGTGTTTGGCATCAACCAGTGTCGTGACGGAATCCAGTTGCAGTTTCTCCTGCATTTCGGTGTCCATAAAGAACGTCTGAGCAACTGGCCCGGGGTCCGCAAGTCCTGTGGTTTCGACCATGATGTAGTCAAACTTATCGCGACGCTTCATCAGATTCCCCAAAATACGGATGAGATCACCGCGCACCGTGCAGCAAATGCAACCATTGTTCATCTCGAAAATCTCTTCTTCGGCACCGATGACCAAATCATTATCGACACCGATCTCGCCAAACTCGTTTTCGATGACGGCGATACGTTTGCCATGGTTTTCGGTGAGAATGCGGTTGAGAAGCGTGGTTTTACCAGATCCCAAAAAGCCCGTCAACACGGTGACAGGAACTTGATTGTTTAGCATGGCTGTGTTCATCTTTCTCTCCTTGTAGAATTTAGTCAGCGGTCAAGCTAACGATGTCCGTCTGATCCACCTCCGCCAGCGGTTTGTGAATCTTGTATTGCCGGGGCTTTCCCGGCGTCTCCATGATTGCAATGACCGTTTCAATAGGCGGGCAGCCCTCTTCGGTGCATTGCAACTGAGTAATCATCACAGAAATATCTTCTGATAGGTCAAAGACTTCGGAGACCCACGATTTGACTTGGACGAGTTGCTGTGGGTCACTCTCTTTTTGCGAATTAAAAAAATTCAGCACTATTGTATGTCCTCCTTTAAACCGTCTGTCATCAGGCTCGTATCAATGTAGCAACGTTGTACGACAGGAACCTGCCTGGCGAACGCTTGCCACTGTGAAGCCTTGTAACTCACGGTTTGCTTATTTTTTCTCAAACCCGAACGAGGGTGATCGAAACCGATCAAAACGGTGACTATCAAAGGCTGAAGGCAACGGAAGTAGTGCATCTGCTCGTGCCACGGCTTCCGCCCAATCTACGAGTCGCGCATAGTGTAGATGGAGATCTATCCGTCCTAACCACACGACACCGTGCGGTGAGGTGATACAGATGACATTTGCGAGATCGCACGGACCGAGACAGCCTTCGCTGATTGTCAATGTTATTGAAGCCGACAGCCGCTTGTTCCGCCACTCCTTGATGAGCCACTCGACGGGGACAGGCGGTTTTCGTTTCTCTGTCACGCCACAACAACAACCCTTACAAACCAGTATATGCACTAAGACACGCCGCTTTGATGCGAGTTTGGGCGACGATTCGATTCTATTTGCTCTCATACCTTTTTCCTGCATACTGTTCAAATCTCCGCTTGGCGTTGCTGATGATATTCCTCTATTATCTGAACTTGATGTTTATCAATCGCTTCCACGCTGTGAAGGCAAGTATTCGACGAGTTCATACCACTTTGCAGCCATCTCGTGTGCAGGAATAGGTTTCTTCTTCCATGCATCAGTACACCGTTGGCGATAGTCAAGTCCGTATTCAGAAATAATCCACCGCTCGTAGTCGCCTATCCATGCGATACCTTGAGTGAGCAAGCTGAAAACGCGACGCCACGCTTCCACATCACATGGATGCGTAAGCTCAGGGAGTTGCTCCGGTTTCCATATAGGCAACGAAAAATCGACCGCTGCTGTCTGTTTGGGCGCGAATTTGTAACGCTGCAAGAAAAGCCCTCCTCGGCCCCCATCGCCATAGAAAAACCCGAATCCCCATAAAATAACTCGGCTTCTGCCAGAGTCACGCCACTCATAAGCGGTACTTCCGTGCTTGCCTTCCGGCGGTCGATGTTTGGTAAAACCGTAGGCGAGCAAAGCATTTTCCTCTGCCCGGCGAATATCCTGTCCCCAACACCACAACTGTTGGTCCAACAGCGTCGTCCCGATCTTCCTGACCTTGTTCAATGCACCTGACCAAAGCGCTGATTCGTCGTCAGTTCTGTCAGACATGACTTATTCCCCCATAAGAAGCCGCTTCTACCTCTTCTCAAGGTCACTAAGCAATTCAAAAGCGGTGTCAAGAACTGTCGGTTTCTTTGCACTATTTCTTAACATGAGCCACTTTTCCTCTGTGTTACACACGATTCATCACTACCCTATGACATTCAAGGGTAGTGATGAATCTTATCGGCACTTATTTCAAAATAACCATCCGCTTCATCTGATGGAAAGACGGCGTGGACAATCGGTAGAAATAAACACCACTTGAAACCCGCTCACCCACATCATTTCGACCATCCCAATAGGCAGCACGTGATCGACCTTGATAGAAACCCGCTGGCTTGAAGCCAAGCGAAAGCGTTCGCACCAATCGCCCTGTCGTATCGTAAATTGATAGCGTCACAGGGGCTGACTCCGAAAGGTGATAAGGTATCCACGTTTCCGGATTGAACGGGTTGGGATAATTCTGCAACACCAGGCTCTGCTTAGGTACGCCAATCCCCTTAAGTGTAATAGGAAGAACAGCGTTTGCAAGCGCCTCTGGTGTCACGACGAAACTCAGCTTCTCCGAAGCAATCTCTCCGGTTGCATCCGCAACGGTGACTTCCAGAGTGTCGCCAACCTGGACGACGCTCTGGTAGGAGAGATCGGCAGTCGCTGCGGCAAAGTAACCGTCTCGCACACGATTCGTCATAATAGCGTTCGTCCGCAGGTTTCGTACAGTGACCAGATAGCCTTCAAGGTTCTGCACACCTTCTAATTGCCCACTGACAACGAATGCCCAAGTACTACTTGGCGTGTCAATTGATCTTGCAATCGGTGCCGCAGGAACTTGCGGTTGATTTGTCCACGGTGCCCCGACAAAGGCAACCTGTCGGGCGTGCGGCACGTTGACGATGTATCCCTTTGCCCCTTCAATCGGGAATCCGTTGTCTGGTGCATCCGGTGTCCAACCAACGAACTTTTGGTTGACATCATCAAGCTTAATTACCGTCGTTGCGCCAACCATCTCCGCCAGCGACCGAGCGTTCATCGGCGTGCGAGGCTTCAACGGTGAGGAGATCATGTTCAAGCCTTTGGAGAGAGAGGCGTAGTAGACCTGGCTGAAGTCATCTCCGTCTGTAGGCATTGGGGTGGCAATGAAGCCGTGAGTCTGCTCTTCGCCGTCTTCCGAATGAATTTCAAACCAACCGACAATGACACCATCATCGTTAATGGCTTGTGCAACGGTGGTTTCTGCGCCGGGAATCCCGAATAGGTGAAACTCGCCCTCTGGAGTCCGTAGAAATCCCTGTACTTCAGAGAAATCAAGCGGCGCAGTGTGACCAACAATCCTGCCATGATTGTCGATGTCATCGGGGAGCGTATGCCGCTCTGCGTTAATAGACAAAGTTGTGAACTCGCCATCCTCGTAAATTAGCCCATCAATAAACTCTGTTGGTGTAAATCCTGATTCAGGTAGATTCCAGCCCGCCATCACACCGGCGTTATTGATACCACGAAAAACATTGCCGCCAACACCGCCCGAAGAGGGAACTTGCCCGAAAGTCCCGTCCGGTTCGCGAAGAAAACTGGTGATGACGATGTCGTTTTCTGTTGGGAAATCGAAATGATACGAAGTGAGCTGACCGAGGTCGTTAATGCCCCACCCGAAGTTATCGGCTGCACCCGGATTGACTGTGA
Proteins encoded in this window:
- a CDS encoding GTP-binding protein, with amino-acid sequence MLNNQVPVTVLTGFLGSGKTTLLNRILTENHGKRIAVIENEFGEIGVDNDLVIGAEEEIFEMNNGCICCTVRGDLIRILGNLMKRRDKFDYIMVETTGLADPGPVAQTFFMDTEMQEKLQLDSVTTLVDAKHIWQHIDDSDEAREQIAFADVILLNKIDLVTEGELEQLEARIRSMNAAAKIYRTKDAVVEMDKILNVGGFDLDRAMEIDPQFMEPEYPFEWAGVYDLSAGTHELVLQEGPDPAMKVALVPVSASTDEALESAVEPVVMVFSDDEHELSAGGTLQPGGHLIALNLTADELRFDVQIGRPGAYALFTEHHPDEFQAQLFGSGTLVKPVVEREFKPDHEHDDEVTSVGITTPGDLDPDRLNDWIGNLLRTKGPDIFRMKGILSIKGQPERFVFQGVHMLFDGRPDRPWGGEPRYNSLIFIGRNLDRSELTEGFEACLA
- a CDS encoding (2Fe-2S) ferredoxin domain-containing protein, producing MRANRIESSPKLASKRRVLVHILVCKGCCCGVTEKRKPPVPVEWLIKEWRNKRLSASITLTISEGCLGPCDLANVICITSPHGVVWLGRIDLHLHYARLVDWAEAVARADALLPLPSAFDSHRFDRFRSPSFGFEKK
- a CDS encoding WD40 repeat domain-containing protein, which codes for MSRLNNLSNRFFQPSQLRENWTVTISDHVIDLAWSPDGRYIAAASVLGPVTIFEGGRRTVIHAFEGHEFGTMSIAWRPDSKVLASAGQDGKIRLWDMASGEATHSLDGGAAWVEHLSWSGGKKPILASAAGRKLKLWNAVGDLVREYSDHQSTISDLQWRPRVRQLASIAYGGVTLWDPQQSEAVRRLEWKGSSLVIAWSPDGKHIATGDQDSTVHFWIMSTGEDLQMTGYPTKVRELSWDATSRYLATGGSQEVTVWDCSGRGPAGTNPITLSRHQDFLSVVRFQHRGKLLASGGADGLIYVWQLRGRMSSLAVHEAALAAGVTSLVWSPNDQYIAVGDESGGVSVFSLS
- a CDS encoding LamG domain-containing protein; this translates as MKRVLVIFAVIGILISFAPCSKANPPDGLVLHLSFDKNSIQGDTAKDLSEEGNDGIINGNATMVAGKHGDALEFDGKDDFVEVPLEDSITFSTGDSLTVQVWVKTDDEPPKNDGIVGNYRPGTDAVWILSVSGDNPATRGKMAFSVRDKGRANSAGITSPDFLNDDKWHVLAGVRDQKAKKIRFYIDGKLIDEVDDNTKDINSGQSIWVGEHLNRYYKGLIDEVKVWNRPLTAAELEQSGQQPSAVGASGKLTTVWSALKTAHR